The following coding sequences are from one Lipingzhangella halophila window:
- the putP gene encoding sodium/proline symporter PutP, whose protein sequence is MTSSTLASIATFAVYFVVMVVIGLWVFRRTASLSDFVLGGRQLNSWVAGLSANASDFSAWLLLGLPGAIYLSGLGEAWIAVGLAIGFAASWYLLAGRLRVFTERATDARSGGESNSLTLSSYLENRFGDRSGTLRAVSAILILVFYLFYVASGLVAMGGLFEQVFGMSANTAIVIGVSIVVLYTFLGGFLAVSFTDVIQAVMMWCALLVVPLVAIVAISTDPDRSLNGGAGSVFGGVSGLDGSWTPADALVPVVVISGLAWGFGYLGQPHILARFMGIRSRRDVPAAGAISVGWAVTAMAMALVVGFTGVAFFDQPLDEDMAEQVFPQLIQALMNPWVAGFLLAAILAAVMSTADSQLLVASAALTEDGYRAFLNRGASALSLVWISRGAVVLVAAVAAGIALSGNNTIMDLVGYAWAGFGAGFGPVILLSLYWRRMNRAGALAGMVTGGVAAIAWDVLDEQVLGTELYAMVPAVAASFLAIMVCNPLGRASQQMEQDFDRVDGEYKDLTPVG, encoded by the coding sequence ATGACCAGCTCCACATTGGCATCGATCGCCACGTTCGCCGTGTATTTCGTGGTGATGGTCGTGATCGGCCTCTGGGTGTTCAGGCGAACCGCGTCCCTGTCCGACTTCGTGCTCGGGGGGCGGCAGCTGAACAGTTGGGTGGCCGGGCTGAGCGCGAACGCCAGTGACTTCAGCGCCTGGCTGCTGTTGGGACTTCCCGGCGCGATCTACCTGTCCGGACTCGGTGAGGCGTGGATCGCCGTGGGCCTGGCTATCGGTTTCGCCGCCAGTTGGTACCTTCTCGCGGGCCGGCTGCGTGTGTTCACCGAGCGCGCCACGGACGCCCGCAGCGGCGGCGAGTCCAACTCCCTCACCTTGTCCTCCTACCTGGAGAACCGGTTCGGCGACCGCAGCGGGACGCTCCGTGCCGTCTCGGCCATCCTGATCCTGGTCTTCTACCTCTTCTACGTGGCCTCCGGGCTGGTCGCCATGGGCGGCCTGTTCGAGCAGGTCTTCGGCATGTCGGCGAACACCGCCATCGTCATCGGCGTGTCGATCGTGGTGCTCTACACCTTCCTCGGCGGCTTCCTCGCGGTGAGCTTCACCGACGTCATCCAGGCCGTGATGATGTGGTGCGCGCTGCTCGTCGTGCCGCTCGTGGCCATCGTCGCCATCTCCACCGACCCTGACCGGAGCCTGAACGGCGGCGCGGGATCGGTCTTCGGCGGTGTCTCCGGGCTGGACGGCTCCTGGACACCCGCCGACGCCCTGGTGCCCGTGGTCGTCATCTCCGGGCTGGCCTGGGGATTCGGTTACCTCGGCCAGCCGCACATCCTGGCCCGGTTCATGGGGATCCGCTCCAGGCGCGACGTTCCTGCGGCGGGGGCCATCAGCGTCGGCTGGGCTGTCACCGCCATGGCAATGGCGCTCGTCGTCGGCTTCACCGGTGTGGCGTTCTTCGACCAGCCGCTCGACGAGGACATGGCGGAGCAGGTGTTTCCGCAGCTGATCCAGGCGTTGATGAACCCCTGGGTGGCCGGGTTCCTGCTGGCCGCCATCCTGGCCGCGGTCATGAGCACCGCCGACTCCCAGCTGCTGGTGGCCTCCGCGGCGCTGACCGAGGACGGCTACCGCGCCTTCCTCAACCGTGGCGCCTCGGCGCTGTCGCTGGTGTGGATCAGCCGCGGCGCGGTGGTGCTGGTGGCCGCCGTAGCCGCCGGCATCGCCCTGTCGGGCAACAACACCATCATGGACCTGGTGGGATACGCCTGGGCCGGCTTCGGCGCCGGCTTCGGCCCGGTCATCCTTCTCTCGCTGTACTGGCGGCGGATGAACCGCGCCGGCGCGCTGGCGGGCATGGTCACCGGCGGGGTCGCGGCCATCGCCTGGGACGTGCTCGACGAGCAGGTGCTGGGCACCGAGCTGTACGCGATGGTGCCGGCGGTGGCCGCCAGCTTCCTGGCCATCATGGTGTGCAACCCGCTGGGGCGGGCCAGCCAGCAGATGGAGCAGGACTTCGACCGAGTCGACGGGGAGTACAAGGACCTCACACCCGTCGGCTGA
- a CDS encoding PucR family transcriptional regulator: MNTELDTSEDTAASGGVLLRQLLLTVGAPLVDVLAAPAGLDLRVGNVVILDPDDESEAFAGDLVLLIGARGGAARHLISSAARRGAAAVAVKVSSRSSSSGEVEQLRAAASESGVALLAVRPDVRWDQLQSLCRNVVEDARLTTETELGDSAGDLFSLAQSISTLTGGLVTIEDAASRVLAYSSGEEGDELRRLSILGRQGPEQYLGLLREWGVFTRLRSSDEVVHIDERPELGIRRRLAVGVRAGSQPLGTIWVQERSQPLAEGAEEALVGAARVTSLQMVRHRTEVTAGLRLREDLLAGLLEGRVEAAALSDTIKVSPDRAALVMALTLDTPGAAYPDGHERRPDAAHGGDRSGQEMRRRRMVDLVSVHAAAYRHAALVTALGHRVYVLLPDITHRSESSALALTRKTVRAARGMFGASVQGAVGSLVDSLSDVPWSRGEADRILDAMGRDLDTDVATISEVRARVLVSETLAHVRKNPSLRDPRVDRLIAHDAESGGKLVASLLAYLADFGDVRRAAGRLHIHPNTLRYRLRRAESVSGLDLSDSNERLFTHLQLLMQHHR, translated from the coding sequence GAACACCGAGCTCGATACATCCGAGGACACCGCCGCTTCCGGCGGCGTGCTGCTGCGCCAGCTACTGCTCACGGTGGGCGCCCCTCTCGTCGACGTGCTCGCCGCCCCCGCGGGCCTGGACCTCCGCGTCGGCAACGTTGTGATCCTCGACCCCGATGACGAGAGCGAGGCGTTCGCCGGGGACCTGGTACTCCTCATAGGAGCACGCGGGGGTGCGGCGCGGCACCTGATCAGCTCGGCGGCCCGGCGCGGGGCGGCGGCTGTCGCGGTAAAAGTGAGTTCCCGGTCGTCGAGTAGTGGCGAGGTCGAGCAGCTACGCGCGGCCGCGAGCGAGTCCGGGGTCGCGCTCCTCGCCGTCCGCCCGGACGTGCGCTGGGATCAGCTGCAGTCACTGTGCCGCAACGTGGTCGAGGACGCCCGGCTGACCACCGAAACGGAGCTGGGTGACTCCGCGGGCGACCTGTTCTCGCTGGCACAGTCGATCTCCACGCTGACCGGCGGGCTGGTGACGATCGAGGACGCGGCCAGCCGGGTGCTCGCCTATTCCAGCGGGGAGGAGGGCGATGAGCTGCGCCGGCTGTCGATCCTGGGGCGCCAGGGGCCGGAGCAGTACCTGGGGCTGCTCCGCGAGTGGGGGGTCTTCACCCGGCTGCGCTCCAGCGACGAGGTCGTGCACATCGACGAGCGCCCGGAGCTGGGCATCCGGCGGCGCCTCGCGGTGGGCGTGCGTGCCGGTTCGCAGCCGCTGGGGACGATCTGGGTGCAGGAGCGGTCCCAGCCGCTGGCAGAGGGGGCGGAAGAAGCACTGGTGGGCGCCGCCCGCGTGACCTCCCTGCAAATGGTGCGGCACCGCACCGAAGTGACCGCGGGGCTGCGGCTGCGCGAGGACCTGCTGGCCGGGCTGCTGGAAGGCCGGGTCGAGGCCGCTGCCCTCTCCGACACCATCAAGGTGTCCCCTGACCGGGCCGCGCTGGTCATGGCGCTGACACTGGACACGCCGGGCGCGGCCTACCCCGATGGCCACGAGCGCCGGCCGGATGCCGCTCACGGGGGCGACCGCTCCGGACAGGAGATGAGGCGGCGCCGGATGGTCGACCTCGTCTCGGTGCACGCCGCCGCCTACCGGCACGCCGCCCTGGTGACAGCGCTGGGCCACCGCGTCTACGTCCTCCTGCCCGATATCACGCACCGGTCGGAGTCGTCCGCGCTCGCGCTGACACGCAAGACCGTTCGGGCGGCGCGCGGGATGTTCGGCGCCTCGGTGCAGGGCGCGGTCGGGTCACTGGTCGACTCGCTGTCCGACGTCCCCTGGTCCCGGGGCGAGGCGGACCGGATCCTCGACGCGATGGGCCGCGACCTGGACACGGACGTCGCCACGATCTCCGAGGTACGAGCGCGGGTGCTGGTCAGCGAAACGCTGGCGCACGTGCGGAAGAACCCCTCTCTCCGCGACCCCCGGGTCGACCGGCTGATCGCACACGACGCCGAGTCCGGGGGCAAGCTCGTTGCCTCGCTACTGGCCTACCTCGCGGACTTCGGTGATGTGCGCAGGGCAGCGGGGCGGCTGCACATCCACCCGAACACACTGCGCTACCGGCTTCGCCGGGCCGAGTCCGTGAGCGGGCTCGACCTGTCCGACTCCAACGAACGGCTCTTTACGCACCTGCAACTGCTGATGCAACACCACCGGTAG